In a genomic window of Zingiber officinale cultivar Zhangliang chromosome 9B, Zo_v1.1, whole genome shotgun sequence:
- the LOC122025130 gene encoding uncharacterized protein LOC122025130 encodes MEGGWRANSDCANASNPFHACSEYCKKRAPGPKPRSILPLLVCAAQIGEPHEENRVLVASHRNVDPSCRNASNPYHHCSDYCWTRTSREKEQREENRAVITERKEDKKAEKVEMEIINPKCANALNPYHKCADYCFNK; translated from the exons ATGGAGGGGGGCTGGAGAGCGAACTCAGACTGTGCCAATGCTTCGAATCCCTTCCACGCCTGCTCGGAGTATTGCAAGAAACGAGCTCCAGGACCGAAGCCCCGAAGCATTCTGCCCTTATTAG TCTGCGCAGCTCAAATTGGGGAACCACATGAGGAGAATCGAGTGCTAGTTGCTTCGCACAGGAACGTAGATCCTTCCTGCCGAAACGCCTCCAATCCATACCATCACTGTTCTGACTACTGCTGGACAAGAACCTCCAGGGAGAAAGAACAGAGGGAAGAGAATCGAGCAG TTATTACTGAGAGGAAGGAGGACAAGAAGGCAGAGAAAGTAGAAATGGAGATCATCAACCCCAAGTGTGCAAATGCATTAAATCCATACCACAAATGTGCTGACTACTGCTTCAACAAGTAA